The following is a genomic window from Bordetella sp. H567.
ATTTCGCGCAGACCTAGAAGTCCCTTGCGCGCTCCCGGGGCGGCGCCCCACGCGCCCCGGCGGGCCTGATTCTGATCAGGTGTGGTGCATGACCTGCATCAGGTGACGGCGCATGATCGCTGCCGCCCATTCCCGATCGCCGTCTTCCAGCGCCTGGATGATGGCCAGGTGTTCGTCGATGGAGGTCCGGAACCGCGGCACGTTGCGCACGAATGCGCTGTGGTTTTCCAGCCGGCGCAACTGGTTTTGCTGCTGGATGGCTTGCAAGAAAAAACGGTTGCCGCAGAAGCGGGCCAGGGTTTCGTGGAAATCGGAATTCAGGGCGAAGAAGGCATCCGCGGATATTTCCTCCGCGCCGCTCTCGCGCAGCAGCGTTTCGTGTGCGGCGCGCAGGCGTCGCAATGCCGCGTCGTCCGCCTTGAAGGTGGGTTCCAGCAGCGCGCTGCACTCGACGGCGGCACGGAAGCGGTAGCTTTCCTGCCGGGCGTCGCATTCCAGCAGCGAATAGGCGAAGCGCCAGCCATGGCCCTGGCGTTTTTCGATCAGCGCTTCCGCGCTCAGGCGCACCAGTGTCTTGGCCAGCACGCTGCGGGGCGCACCGTAGCGCTGCTGCAGGTCCCGATCGGTGAAACTATCCGGAATCAAGCGCGCGGCGCGGTCCTCGATCAGCCTGGTGTACAGGTCGTCGGCCGTCATGCCGGGCGCGTGCAGTGACGGCGGCGTGGTGCCGTCGGGTATCTCCCTGACGTAATACCCGCTGTTCGGTCGGGATTCGATGAAATTTTTCCCGGCCAGCAGCTTCAGGGCCGCCCGGACGGGCGTGCGAGAGACCTGGTAGCGCTTGGCCAGCCATTCCTCGGACAGGTGCGTGCCTGCCCCATGGACGCGTGAAATGATGTCGCCGGCGATGCGTCTGGCCAGGTCGACCTGCAGCCCGGTCGGGCGCGAAGCGTCTTTTTGAACCTGCATAGTGCTCCCTGTGATCGATCACAACAGCGTGCGAACGGCCTACCGCGGTGTTCTTCTTGTGGAACGCGCACCGATGATGCGCGATTGCGGAAAAGCGACAACGATTGCAGAAACAGGGTCTGGGAACGAGGCCTTAATTGCACGGAGAATACGCTGGAATGGGGCGGAATGGCGACTTTCGCGCGCGTTTATTGTGATTCGTGCAACATCATGAGGGCCGCGTAACCCATGCGCGAATCGGGCCACGCAAGCGCGCAGCCGGCCGCGCGCAGGCGCGCATTGCATAGTTTCTTGCTGCCCACGCCCGCCGGGGCAGGGCCGGCGATGGGCCGGGGGCAACCCAGGCGGTCCGCCAGGTCGTCGTACAGGACGTCGATGGGCAGCGGCGTGTCGTCGCTGCCGATATATACGGGCTGGACCTGCGGCAGCATCAACAGGTGCGCGATCGCCCCCGCCGCGTCGTCAGCGTGCATGCGGTTGGCCCAATGCGGGATATCCCTTGGAACCACCGCCGTGCCGGCGCGCAGTCGATCCAGCAATTGCAGGCGTCCGGGGCCGTACAGGCCCGACAGACGCAGGACCGTGGACGGCAGGTCTTGCGCGTGCAGCCATTGTTCGGCCTGCAGCAGCACGGCGCCGTTCATGCCGGGGGGCGAGGGTGGCGTGGTTTCGTCGACCCAGTCGCCGCCATGATCGCCATAGACCGCGGACGACGAGACGAATACCAGGCGGCGCAGGGCGCGGCGGTCCAACTGGGCGATCACATTGCGCAGGCCGTCGATGAAGACGGCGCGATAGGCGGATTCCTCGCGCCGGCCCGGGCTCAGGGCCACGACCACCCGTGTCGCATCGCGCGGCAGCTGCCGCAGCGTGTCGGGCCGGGTGACGTCGG
Proteins encoded in this region:
- a CDS encoding FCD domain-containing protein, whose protein sequence is MQVQKDASRPTGLQVDLARRIAGDIISRVHGAGTHLSEEWLAKRYQVSRTPVRAALKLLAGKNFIESRPNSGYYVREIPDGTTPPSLHAPGMTADDLYTRLIEDRAARLIPDSFTDRDLQQRYGAPRSVLAKTLVRLSAEALIEKRQGHGWRFAYSLLECDARQESYRFRAAVECSALLEPTFKADDAALRRLRAAHETLLRESGAEEISADAFFALNSDFHETLARFCGNRFFLQAIQQQNQLRRLENHSAFVRNVPRFRTSIDEHLAIIQALEDGDREWAAAIMRRHLMQVMHHT
- a CDS encoding NAD-dependent epimerase/dehydratase family protein is translated as MDAGATRADSDERILLVGGGDLGCRVAGRLMAGTAPPAAIWGLRRAPPPHPPAGIQWLAADVTRPDTLRQLPRDATRVVVALSPGRREESAYRAVFIDGLRNVIAQLDRRALRRLVFVSSSAVYGDHGGDWVDETTPPSPPGMNGAVLLQAEQWLHAQDLPSTVLRLSGLYGPGRLQLLDRLRAGTAVVPRDIPHWANRMHADDAAGAIAHLLMLPQVQPVYIGSDDTPLPIDVLYDDLADRLGCPRPIAGPAPAGVGSKKLCNARLRAAGCALAWPDSRMGYAALMMLHESQ